The proteins below come from a single Cryptococcus gattii WM276 chromosome D, complete sequence genomic window:
- a CDS encoding uncharacterized protein (Similar to TIGR gene model, INSD accession AAW43329.1) yields the protein MAPKTGGKKRSGQPSAYNVYMKVQLAKLKEEQEKSGKKIDHKENFKKVAADWKTAPENPKNKK from the exons ATGGCCC CTAAAACCGGTGGCAAGAAGAGGTCCGGACAACCCTCTGCCTA CAACGTCTACATGAAGGTTCAACTTGCTAAGCTCAAGGAGGAGCAGGAAAAATCTGGCAAGAAGATTGACCACAAG GAAAACTTCAAGAAGGTTGCTGCTGACTGGAAGACTGC TCCAGAGAACCCC AAAAACAAGAAGTAA
- a CDS encoding Protein required for pre-rRNA processing and 40S ribosomal subunit synthesis, putative; Enp1p (Similar to TIGR gene model, INSD accession AAW43328.1), which yields MPRVIKPSKPRHDPLHLELEGDEAIRKFGRVAKPGKRKAKQDEADDDEPRAEDARMSKKILDLARDQQEEVARELGQDDDWEDEEEAGAEPSRRPRDIAQIASDDEEEEEFSDGEISGGEEYAELHIDPADHATLDALNRGGGAVPMGQDQGEEDGEPKTLADMIFSKMQGGAVSRGAEDEHEGPPDPRKGLNPKVVEVYSKVGYLLSRYKSGPLPKALKILPSLPHWAQLLALTKPTEWTPHATFACTKIFVSNLKPTEVRVFLEGVLLDKCREDMRMNNGKLNVHLYEALKKGLYKPAAFFKGILFPLCETGCSLKEAAIFASVLSKVSVPVLHSAAALLRLASMDYSGPNSLFIRILLDKKYALPYKVVDALVFHFIRLANSPRSKDGEDKLPVLWHQSLLVFVQRYASDLTPDQKDALLDVIRARPHPTISSEIRREIVNSVERGAPRPEDGEDVKMQ from the exons ATGCCCCGAGTAATTAAACCATCCAAACCACGCCATGATCCTTTACATCTCGAGCTCGAGGGAGATGAGGCTATCCGCAAGTTTGGACGTGTAGCCAAGCCTGGGAAAAGAAAGGCGAAGCAGGACGAGGCCGACGACGATGAGCCT AGAGCCGAAGATGCTAGGATGTCAAAAAAGATTTTAGATCTTGCAAGGGACCAGCAGGAAGAAGTTGCTCGAGAGCTTGGACAGGATGATGAttgggaagatgaagaggaggcagGAGCTGAACC GTCAAGACGCCCCCGAGACATTGCTCAAATAGCTTCCgatgacgaagaggaggaggaattCTCGGATGGCGAAATCTCTGGTGGGGAAGAGTACGCTGAATTGCACATTGACCCTGCCGACCATGCTACACTCGATGCTTTGAACAGGGGTGGCGGCGCAGTGCCAATGGGACAAGACCAgggcgaagaagatggagagcCAAAGACATTGGCAGACATGATCTTTAGCAAAATGCAGGGAGGAGCGGTAAGCAGAGGTGCAGAAGATGAAC ATGAAGGACCGCCCGACCCCAGGAAAGGGCTCAATCCTAAAGTCGTTGAAGTCTACAGCAAAGTCGGCTATCTTCTATCTCGTTACAAGTCGGGCCCTCTACCCAAAGCTCTCAAAattcttccttctcttccccaCTGGGCGCAACTCCTTGCCCTCACAAAACCGACAGAGTGGACCCCCCATGCTACTTTTGCTTGTACCAAGATCTTCGTCTCCAATTTGAAGCCGACAGAAGTCCGAGTATTCTTGGAAGGGGTTCTGCTGGACAAGTGTAGGGAGGATATGAGAATGAACAATGGAAAGCTGAACGTCCACCTTTACGAGGCGCTCAAGAAGGGACTCTACAAACCCGCTGCCTTCTTCAAGGGCATCTTATTTCCACTTTGCGAG ACGGGCTGCTCGTTGAAAGAAGCCGCCATATTCGCGTCCGTTCTTTCCAAGGTGTCTGTTCCTGTTCTTCATTCTGCAGCGGCCCTGCTCCGCCTTGCATCAATGGATTACTCAGGACCCAACTCGCTTTTCATCCGTATCCTCCTCGACAAAAAGTACGCGCTTCCCTACAAAGTGGTGGATGCACTGGTGTTCCACTTCATCAGATTAGCAAACTCGCCGAGAAGtaaggatggagaggataAGCTGCCGGTCTTATGGCATCAGAGCTTATTGGTGTTTGTCCAACG ATATGCTTCTGATTTAACACCGGACCAGAAGGATGCGCTATTGGACGTTATCCGTGCTCGACCACACCCCACAATTTCCTCAGAGATCCGACGGGAGATCGTGAATAGCGTTGAAAGAGGTGCGCCTAGGCCTGAAGATGGGGAGGATGTCAAGATGCAGTAA
- a CDS encoding uncharacterized protein (Similar to TIGR gene model, INSD accession AAW42862.1): MPDDLDPASLAVVLSVEYALIDPALIAALLSDYPPNTLLQNLDQIKEHLGILEATLVPDSDDPRPQESMYGEGESWSGSDANNGNNTRMDALGDRMGRIDIGGRNSGDSRELVSECGNELEFSDEIDLLKSLFPNLTLGEMQKALSSEQNLPGAIDHLLSLDLIRETEERGYWVGESEEVLRPVVENCEIIKAKNTKEKADNVGLSLSALTHSASKSKRKKKPKTSQTIPLVDTLQRGARSLTPIPPVVHSISSSSSSRASSPAGDTKESNSATTSLATYLHELLPSLSISHFLWHLESTEYPSLYHATRASLTSIPRSRASPFLSSYNEDDISSGLLQDVYGVSLEAEGNPWSVPREERERHKDLEMCIGIAGQDVATVMDLMDLPPHSISPSPPVEEEEQEQEQVDDDEGWAKPLAASTSKRPVSSLPGPVTRPVPPTKISKSQKTRVVPGALPSSMANATDSFGVASPSPGMIKPHAVGGPHPTNWQTVRSRSRTKDRKSRHGQHPLAESIPAYSRGGATTHDLYNQRLSSSFHGEGDSRAKTQMEEYLYQVQVERARREAAIRAAGRSFVGGGRAVRAAVSGHYAREAREAAERIRHLEMRAAELVIASQLDSNRPTRPSREENRSKMIDLHHLTVSQAVNVSEKAVDKWWIKEHKAGWRVDKGETSRGYLVVHGRK; the protein is encoded by the exons ATGCCGGATGACTTGGATCCGGCATCTCTTGCCGTTGTTCTCTCG GTAGAGTATGCGCTCATAGACCCTGCCCTTATCGCTGCCCTTCTCTCAGACTATCCCCCAAACACGCTTTTACAAAACCTTGATCAAATTAAGGAGCATCTGGGAATACTGGAAGCGACCCTTGTTCCAGATTCTGATGATCCACGGCCGCAAGAATCCATGTATGGAGAGGGCGAATCTTGGAGTGGGAGTGACGCGAATAACGGAAACAATACTCGCATGGATGCTCTAGGCGACAGGATGGGAAGGATAGATATCGGGGGTAGGAATAGTGGAGATTCGAGGGAGCTAGTGAGTGAGTGTGGGAATGAGTTGGAGTTCAGCGACGAGATAGATCTGCTTAAAAGCTTATTCCCTAACCT AACGCTTGGAGAGATGCAAAAAGCCTTGTCATCAGAGCAGAATCTCCCTGGAGCTATTGATCATCTTTTATCACTCGATTTAATACGTGAAACTGAGGAGAGAGGCTACTGGGTAGGTGAAAGCGAAGAGGTGTTGCGACCGGTGGTGGAGAACTGTGAAATCATCAAGGCAAAAAACACAAAGGAAAAAGCGGACAATGTCGGATTGTCTTTATCCGCCTTGACACATTCGGCTTCTAAATCAAAACGGAAAAAGAAACCAAAGACATCACAAACGATCCCCCTTGTGGACACTCTTCAACGAGGTGCTCGGTCCCTTACACCAATACCGCCGGTCGTTCACTctatctcttcctcgtcctccaGCAGAGCGTCTTCTCCTGCGGGGGATACAAAAGAATCTAATTCCGCAACTACTTCGCTTGCGACATACCTCCACGAACTCTTGCCGTCTCTGTCCATCTCCCATTTCCTTTGGCACCTCGAGTCCACCGAATATCCTTCCTTATACCATGCTACACGGGCCAGCCTAACGTCCATTCCCCGCTCTCGCGCTTCCCCATTTCTCTCATCATACAATGAGGACGATATATCAAGTGGACTACTCCAAGATGTTTATGGGGTGAGCCTTGAAGCGGAAGGGAACCCCTGGAGCGTGCCCCGcgaagagagagaaagacACAAAGATTTGGAAATGTGTATTGGGATCGCGGGTCAAGATGTGGCAACTGTCATGGATCTCATGGATCT CCCCCCTCATAGTATAAGTCCTTCTCCCCCtgttgaagaagaagaacaggAACAAGAACAGgtagatgatgatgaaggcTGGGCAAAACCACTTGCTGCATCGACGAGCAAACGCCCAGTCTCTTCGCTCCCTGGCCCTGTAACTCGCCCGGTTCCTCCAACAAAAATCTCCAAATCCCAAAAGACACGCGTCGTTCCCGGTGCGCTTCCTAGTAGCATGGCAAACGCCACAGACTCGTTTGGCGTGGCTTCTCCTTCGCCGGGTATGATCAAGCCGCATGCTGTCGGAGGGCCGCATCCTACCAACTGGCAGACTGTCAGATCGAGGAGTAGAACAAAAGATAGAAAGAGTCGGCATGGTCAGCACCCTTTGGCAGAAAGCATACCAGCGTATTCGAGAGGAGGTGCTACAACTCATGACTTGTACAATCAAAGGTTATCATCGTCTTTCCATGGTGAAGGCGATAGCCGGGCCAAAACACAAATGGAAGAGTACCTCTACCAGGTCCAAGTGGAAAGAGCAAGAAGGGAGGCAGCGATTAGGGCTGCTGGAAGGAGTTTTGTTGGAGGCGGACGTGCTGTCAGAGCTGCTGTATCGGGTCACTACGCGCGTGAGGCACGAGAGGCGGCAGAGAGAATTCGACATTTGGAAATGCGTGCTGCAGAACTGGTCATTGCATCTCAGTTGGATAGTAATAGGCCAACAAGACCGAGCAGAGAGGAAAATAGAAGTAAAATGATCGATCTTCATCATCTGACGGTCAGTCAAGCTGTCAACGTTTCGGAGAAAGCTGTGGACAAGTGGTGGATCAAGGAAC ATAAAGCTGGATGGAGGGTTGATAAGGGAGAGACATCCAGGGGTTATCTTGTTGTACATGGGAGAAAGTAG
- a CDS encoding GAMM1 protein, putative (Similar to TIGR gene model, XP_570168.1~MYG1 protein) — protein sequence MSSPVYKKIKSTKVIGTHSGTFHCDEALAVFMLRLTDEYKDADLVRSRDPAKLDPLDIVVDVGGVYDPKTNRYDHHQRGFTEVLGHGGFNRTKLSSAGLIYKHFGKEIIAKRIGAPVDDEKVEILWLQLYSELIESVDGIDNGVNISSTPLAYTQRSDLSSRIKRINPNWNEPTSDEIYDQKFEVASKITGEEFLSQLDYFAFAWLPARDIVEEALKKRTEVHPSGAIVVFDKSCPWKDHLFTLEPTLPQTSSPILYILYPESETSSKWRIQCVPESPDSFVNRKSLPEPWRGMRDSKLSEISGIPGGVFVHASGFIGGNETFEGALDMAKKALEA from the exons ATGTCCTCCCCAGTCTACAAGAAAATCAAGTCCACAAAG GTCATCGGCACACACTCGGGCACCTTCCACTGCGATG AGGCACTCGCCGTCTTCATGCTTCGTCTCACGGATGAGTACAAGGATGCCG ACTTGGTTCGGAGCCGTGATCCCGCGAAGC TCGACCCTCTCGATATCGTAGTCGATGTCGGTGGTGTGTACGACCCCAAGACCAACCGATACGACCACCACCAGCGCGGTTTCACCGAAGTTTTGGGCCATGGCGGTTTCAACCGGACAAAACTCAGCTCTGCTGGTTTAATCTACAAACATTTTGGAAAAGAGATCATTGCCAAGAGGATCGGTGCGCCtgttgatgatgaaaagGTTGAGATTCTGTGGTTGCAGTTGTACTCG GAACTGATTGAATCTGTGGACGG CATTGACAATGGTGTCAACATCTCCTCTACCCCGCTCGCTTATACTCAACGATCAGACCTATCTTCTCGCATCAAGCGCATCAACCCGAACTGGAATGAACCCACTTCGGACGAAATCTATGAT CAAAAGTTCGAGGTTGCTTCCAAGATAACCGGCGAAGAATTCCTTTCGCAGCTTGACTACTTTGCTTTCGCTTGGTTGCCAGCTCGGGATATCGTGGAAGAAGCTTTGAAGAAGCGGACAGAAGTACATCCCAGCGGTGCCATCGTTGTCTTTGACAAG TCTTGCCCGTGGAAGGACCATCTTTTCACTCTTGAGCCCACTCTTCCCCAGACTTCTTCCCCTATCCTCTACATCCTTTACCCTGAATCCGAAACTTCTTCCAAATGGCGCATTCAATGTGTCCCCGAGTCCCCCGATTCCTTTGTCAACCGCAAATCCCTCCCCGAGCCTTGGAGGGGTATGAGGGACAGCAAGTTATCTGAAATCTCTGGCATTCCAGGTGGTGTCTTTGTCCATGCCAGTGGGTTTATCGGTGGTAACGAGACCTTTGAAGGGGCTTTAGACATGGCAAAGAAGGCTCTTGAGGCGTAA
- a CDS encoding transcription factor binding protein, putative (Similar to TIGR gene model, INSD accession AAW42860.1): MSHRRRQSTASAATPRSAREHSALKSFRSTSIASASTRMDEDDDSVGQRRNTRHRNPLPPSTGPLFPPLPPKQQKNGHKDGSMFKSPTKAVGDAAETLDDSEEEQGNLGGSMAAEDDEEAGDDDPVRESDPQPSGSNTSLTPPPTSPAAHADVDVPPNAKTPLLLHQNQEVEQDRDDTDQLKSVNGDENGGQNGSGDNDQPHEEQGVDEDDDWESYRRHRTVKGFAHKDDNVKSEFGDTERDDGDHPQDDTVDVNGDQSHDQQQQHIQVFPPDTDEPEESNHPLPRTRSKPTPRGMSAISASNGNTPASASESDANFGRAGSRQGRKRRGEEQLLLDDHLLPAEIRRTAVAERAKKDAEKDEEEEADVEEGEEEGEEDEEEDDRLGEQEEDEEGKDITRCVCKREDIDVMMIQCDQCNVWQHGECMGIWGDEEAPDEYFCEECKPERHQALKKWLRSRGRNTSPFIPPTPEILERLHSARDPYPPSQSKRWTEYSTTEPLPPKLPARSHHKKQQLHQQQQQQQQQPQQPQKRDMSTSTTETGDGRRTRGRQSTTREKPPSSASAAGHGGAPSISSKKDGRRGGRKQSMNGMESENESESSQNMGAGTSLSVKKRSTMNSRDAAYEEAVKAAMEASRQEMAPQEEEDINPEAKDVEGKEKDRPRAGKRKRNEDEEFDEEEKEDEKDKPRKGKRRKEDETESDPTTSAGPSKPKHPNQYTYRPKPPSTVGAAASPSRRIGGTPGPTTIPTHHEHGTRRAGALANAPVVFHPLSEEGASQLNWHLPDYLTQFGDVLPSDSPVALEVPAPRVMAYLPKNHFHNQRYGPFSEERDSTGRLILPADQQDREVVGHPTTQLEPPTRVKFPAKRITAGDVKKRVRAVLEYVGKTQMDEGKRLRRAKTLGIIPVSTAAIRWKERQRKERESEEGIGDDDVVMSGANEAEEDRPFPPELEITREQPRSAHLMAELTEMLIGFQEAFSSNDFAVFGNGGTGGSVPPTPQIPDMSTIPPTPVLPSLPSDYPHDSSADVISRSAEREVDGAEETTTEEVGAGKGLEVYRAGIVNKVVTINNTERDVVKKVEEITQA; the protein is encoded by the exons aTGAGCCACAGAAGACGCCAGTCCACAGCATCCGCCGCAACTCCACGCTCAGCAAGAGAGCACTCTGCACTCAAGTCATTCAGGAGCACATCCATCGCAAGTGCATCTACCAGAATGGACGAAGACGACGACAGTG TTGGGCAACGTAGGAATACCCGTCACCGGAATCCATTGCCACCAAGCACAGGTCCTCTCTTCCCGCCTTTACCGCCCAAACAGCAGAAAAACGGCCACAAAGACGGATCTATGTTCAAGTCACCCACAAAAGCTGTTGGCGATGCCGCAGAGACTCTAGATGACtctgaagaggaacaagGGAATTTGGGCGGCTCGATGGCAGCGGAAGACGACGAGGAAGCGGGCGACGATGATCCAGTACGAGAGAGCGATCCCCAGCCCAGCGGCTCAAACACTAGCCTTACACCTCCTCCGACAAGTCCAGCAGCTCATGCGGACGTCGATGTACCGCCAAACGCTAAAACGCCATTATTATTGCATCAAAACCAGGAGGTCGAGCAAGATCGAGACGATACAGATCAGCTCAAATCCGTTAATGGCGATGAAAATGGCGGCCAAAATGGCAGCGGTGATAACGACCAGCCCCACGAAGAACAAGGtgtggatgaagatgacgacTGGGAATCATATAGACGGCATCGCACAGTAAAAGGTTTTGCGCACAAAGATGACAACGTCAAGTCAGAGTTTGGCGACACGGAGCGCGACGACGGAGACCATCCACAGGACGATACTGTGGATGTCAACGGGGACCAATCGCACGatcagcaacagcagcaCATCCAAGTCTTTCCTCCTGATACCGACGAACCAGAAGAGTCCAATCACCCACTTCCTCGCACTCGCTCCAAACCTACCCCACGCGGCATGTCCGCCATCTCCGCCTCAAATGGCAATACCCCAGCTTCAGCATCTGAATCCGACGCCAACTTTGGTCGTGCTGGCTCGCGGcagggaaggaagaggagaggtGAAGAGCAGTTGCTGCTTGAtgatcatcttctcccTGCTGAAATACGGCGTACGGCGGTTGCGGAACGTGCCAAAAAAGATGCAgagaaagatgaagaggaggaagcagatgtagaagaaggagaagaggaaggggaggaagacgaggaggaggatgatcGATTGGGggaacaagaagaagatgaggaagggaaggatATCACTCGTTGTGTCTGCAAACGTGAAG ATATTGATGTGATGATGATTCAATGTGATCAGTGCAACGTTTGGCAGCATGGGGAATGCATGGGTATATGGGGCGACGAAGAGGCTCCAGACG AATATTTTTGTGAAGAATGTAAACCCGAACGCCATCAGGCTCTGAAAAAATGGCTACGTTCTCGAGGACGTAATAC CTCGCCATTTATTCCACCCACTCCAGAGATCCTCGAACGTCTTCATTCGGCCAGGGACCCATACCCTCCGAGTCAATCCAAAAGATGGACGGAATATTCTACTACCGAACCTCTGCCGCCGAAATTACCTGCAAGATCCCATCATAAGAAGCAGCAGCTgcaccagcagcagcagcaacagcagcaacagccGCAACAACCGCAGAAACGAGACATGTCGACCAGTACAACGGAGACGGGTGATGGGCGAAGAACAAGAGGGAGACAGTCAACAACTCGGGAGAAGCCTCCGAGTTCGGCTAGTGCAGCTGGCCATGGAGGTGCCCCGTCGATCTCCAGCAAAAAAGACGGTAGGAGGGGAGGACGGAAACAATCAATGAATGGAATGGAGAGCGAGAACGAGTCAGAATCTTCCCAAAACATGGGGGCGGGAACTAGTCTTTCGGTTAAGAAGAGGAGCACCATGAATTCGAGGGATGCCGCGTATGAAGAGGCCGTCAAAGCGGCAATGGAAGCAAGCCGGCAGGAGATGGCTCCtcaagaggaagaagacatCAACCCCGAGGCAAAGGATGTAGAGGGCAAGGAAAAGGATCGGCCCAGAGctgggaagagaaaaaggaacgaggacgaagaatttgatgaagaagaaaaggaagatgaaaaagaTAAGCCcaggaaaggaaagagaagaaaagaggatGAGACTG AATCTGATCCTACTACATCTGCTGGGCCTTCAAAACccaaacacccaaatcaATACACCTATCGTCCTAAACCTCCCTCAACGGTCGGTGCCGCCGCCTCCCCTTCTCGTCGAATAGGTGGCACACCAGGACCCACAACTATCCCAACACATCACGAGCATGGTACACGTCGCGCTGGAGCCTTAGCCAATGCGCCGGTGGTTTTCCATCCATTGTCAGAGGAAGGCGCCAGTCAATTGAATTGGCACTTACCTGACTACTTGACACAGTTTGGTGACGTGCTACCCAGCGACAGTCCTGTAGCCTTAGAAGTGCCTGCTCCGAGGGTCATGGCGTACCTGCCAAAAAATCATTTTCACAACCAGCGATATGGTCCGTTCTCCGAAGAACGGGATTCTACCGGCAGGCTGATCCTTCCAGCTGATCAACAGGACCGAGAAGTAGTCGGTCATCCTACCACACAGCTCGAGCCCCCAACACGCGTCAAATTTCCGGCTAAACGCATCACAGCTGGAGACGTGAAGAAGCGAGTGAGAGCAGTGTTGGAATATGTCGGTAAAACGCAGATGGACGAGGGAAAGAGGTTAAGAAGGGCAAAGACATTGGGTATCATTCCAGTGTCAACGGCGGCTATCAGGTGGAAGGAAAGGcaaagaaaggaaagagaaagcGAGGAAGGCATTGGGGATGACGATGTGGTTATGAGTGGAGCGAACGAGGCAGAGGAGGACAGACCTTTCCCACCAGAGTTGGAAATAACAAGAGAACAACCTCGCTCCGCCCATCTAATGGCAGAGCTCACAGAAATGCTTATTGGCTTCCAAGAAGCATTCTCAAGCAATGACTTTGCCGTATTCGGAAATGGTGGCACTGGTGGCTCCGTTCCCCCTACTCCCCAAATACCCGACATGTCAACCATCCCTCCTACGCCGGTTCTACCCTCACTTCCTTCAGACTACCCTCATGATTCATCTGCAGACGTGATTTCACGGTCGGCCGAACGCGAAGTCGATGGCGCAGAAGAGACAACAACGGAAGAAGTAGGAGCAGGTAAGGGCTTGGAGGTGTATAGAGCGGGGATCGTCAATAAGGTCGTCACAATCAACAACACTGAGCGAGACGTGGTCAAAAAGGTGGAGGAAATCACTCAGGCATGA